In Daucus carota subsp. sativus chromosome 4, DH1 v3.0, whole genome shotgun sequence, one DNA window encodes the following:
- the LOC108215995 gene encoding protein neprosin — protein sequence MIFSSPIIFPFVSFLLLVFLLSPVAALESGHHNAANQTFRPREETRKLERARAYLRKINKPASKTIQSPDGDVIKCVPSHLQPAFDHPLLKGQKPLEPPERPKHNDSIDLSTEIIQAWMNTSESCPEGTIPIRETTEQDVLRASSVRRFGRKIRRRDTTSSDHEHAVAFASGDQYYGAKASINVWAPRVIDQYEFSLSQVWVISGSFGNDLNTIEAGWQVSPELYGDNYPRFFTYWTSDAYQTTGCYNLLCSGFVQTNNKIAIGAAISPRSSYNNKQFDIGIMIWKDPKHGHWWLEFGSGLLIGYWPSYLFSHLRDHANMIQFGGEIVNSRSGFHTSTQMGSGHFAEEGFGKASYFRNMQIVDWDNSLLPLSNLRLLADHPNCYDIRAGRNNVWGNYIYYGGPGRNQRCP from the exons ATGATTTTCTCATCCCCTATCATTTTCCCCTTTGTTTCTTTCCTCCTCTTGGTTTTTCTCCTCAGTCCTGTCGCGGCCTTGGAGTCCGGTCACCATAACGCTGCCAACCAGACTTTCAGGCCACGAGAGGAGACGCGGAAGCTTGAGAGAGCAAGGGCTTACTTGAGGAAGATCAACAAACCAGCAAGCAAGACAATTCAg AGTCCTGATGGAGATGTTATCAAGTGTGTTCCGTCTCACCTTCAACCGGCTTTCGACCATCCCCTACTCAAAGGGCAGAAGCCATTG GAACCACCAGAGAGGCCAAAACATAATGACTCAATAGACTTGTCGACAGAAATTATTCAGGCCTGGATGAATACAAGTGAATCATGTCCTGAAGGAACTATTCCAATAAGAGAAACTACCGAGCAAGATGTTTTAAGAGCAAGTTCAGTCAGGAGATTTGGAAGGAAAATTCGACGAAGAGACACCACAAGCAGTGATCATGAG CATGCAGTAGCATTTGCCAGTGGAGATCAATATTATGGAGCAAAAGCCAGCATTAATGTGTGGGCGCCGCGGGTAATTGATCAGTACGAATTCAGTCTATCCCAAGTGTGGGTCATTTCTGGTTCATTTGGAAATGATCTTAATACCATTGAAGCAGGCTGGCAG GTTAGCCCAGAATTATATGGCGATAATTACCCTAGATTCTTCACTTACTGGACT TCCGACGCATATCAGACCACAGGATGCTACAACTTACTGTGCTCTGGCTTTGTTCAAACAAACAATAAGATTGCTATAGGAGCTGCAATATCTCCAAGGTCTTCTTACAACAACAAACAATTTGATATTGGCATCATGATCTGGAAG GATCCTAAACATGGACATTGGTGGCTCGAGTTCGGGTCGGGTTTGTTGATCGGATATTGGCCTTCATACCTTTTTAGCCATTTAAGGGATCATGCAAACATGATACAGTTTGGGGGAGAAATAGTAAACTCAAGATCAGGATTTCACACATCAACACAAATGGGAAGTGGCCATTTTGCTGAAGAGGGATTTGGGAAAGCTTCTTATTTTCGAAACATGCAAATAGTTGACTGGGATAATAGCTTACTTCCTCTGTCAAATCTGCGTCTCTTGGCAGATCATCCAAATTGTTATGATATCAGAGCAGGCAGAAATAATGTGTGgggaaattatatatattatggagGTCCCGGAAGGAACCAAAGATGTCCATAA
- the LOC108215606 gene encoding arginine-specific demethylase JMJ20 isoform X1: MMEEKEMVGLRISGQVEKVNGKEISYAEFAEKYMKKNQPVVLTGLMDDWRACKDWVSPDATPNLSFFLSTPFASSRVQVADCATKEFSDQKRIDMSVSEFINEWPGRTQKECQSELKPLLYLKDWHFVKEYPEYSAYRTPLFFCDDWLNMYLDKYPMQNGPDTHHQGTNEITCSDYRFVYIGTKGTWTPLHADVFRSYSWSANVCGRKQWYFLSPSQSHLIFDRNMKNSVYSIFEDVDAKRFPFLQQATWLECTQEQNEIIFVPSGWYHQVHNLVDTISINHNWFNGYNLPYVWDLLLRDYKEATEYIEDIKDICDDFEGLCQRNLAANTGMNFCDFFIFLVRISFANLVQLLNLSSSSESTNWKSSYRAQNIMFNLESVRDIALKMKFAGVEANYDFGIGFRTLLDDFIFLELCKSLGSTYEMIHEQGKVSYNLEQGGDVKFLKFFESASSQTCSPEDLASLIDDVCAKISVAGPALL, from the exons atgatggaagAGAAAGAGATGGTGGGCTTGAGAATCTCCGGGCAAGTAGAGAAAGTAAACGGTAAAGAAATAAGTTACGCCGAATTTGCAGAGAAATACATGAAGAAGAATCAACCTGTTGTACTCACAGGCCTTATGGATGATTGGAGGGCTTGTAAAGATTGGGTTTCTCCTGATGCCACTCCTAATCTCAGCTTCTTCTTGTCAACCCCTTTTGCATCTTCTCGCGTTCAG GTCGCTGACTGTGCCACAAAAGAGTTCAGCGATCAGAAGAGGATCGATATGTCTGTTTCGGAGTTTATTAACGAGTGGCCTGGCCGTACTCAGAAAGAATGTCAAAGTGAATTGAAACCCCTGCTATATTTGAAGGACTGGCATTTTGTCAAG GAGTACCCCGAATATTCTGCTTACAGAACTCCTCTGTTTTTCTGTGATGACTGGCTTAATATGTATCTGGATAAGTATCCTATGCAGAATGGTCCCGACACTCATCATCAAGGAACTAATGAGATAACTTGCTCAGATTATCGTTTTGTGTACATTGGGACAAAAG GTACATGGACTCCTCTCCACGCTGATGTTTTTAGATCTTATAGTTGGTCAGCAAATGTTTGTGGTAGGAAACAGTGGTATTTCTTGTCTCCGAGTCAATCTCACCTTATCTTTGACAG GAACATGAAAAACTCTGTATATAGTATATTTGAGGATGTTGACGCGAAAAGGTTCCCTTTTTTACAACAG GCTACTTGGTTGGAGTGCACTCAAGAACAAAATGAGATTATTTTCGTTCCCAGTGGGTGGTATCACCAGGTTCACAATCTG GTTGATACGATATCAATAAATCACAACTGGTTCAATGGCTATAATCTGCCCTATGTG TGGGATCTACTTTTGAGAGATTACAAGGAAGCAACGGAGTACATCGAAGATATTAAGGACATATGTGACGATTTTGAGGGTCTCTGCCAGCGAAATCTTGCAGCTAATACAG GAATGAATTTCTGTGACTTCTTCATATTCTTGGTGCGGATCTCATTTGCCAATTTAGTGCAGCTTCTTAATCTGTCAAGTAGCAGTGAGTCTACCAACTGGAAGTCATCTTACAGAGCTCAGAATATAATGTTTAATCTTGAATCAGTTCGGGATATTGCACTGAAGATGAAATTTGCTGGTGTGGAAGCAAATTATGACTTCGGGATTGGttttaggacattgttggatgattttatatttttggaatTGTGCAAGAGTTTGGGCAGTACTTATGAAATGATACATGAACAAGGCAAAGTAAGTTACAATTTAGAGCAGGGGGGTGATGTGAAgttcttgaaattttttgaGTCAGCTAGCTCTCAAACTTGTTCTCCCGAGGATCTAGCAAGTTTAATAGATGATGTTTGCGCCAAAATTTCTGTCGCCGGACCAGCACTACTGTAA
- the LOC108215606 gene encoding arginine-specific demethylase JMJ20 isoform X2, translating to MMEEKEMVGLRISGQVEKVNGKEISYAEFAEKYMKKNQPVVLTGLMDDWRACKDWVSPDATPNLSFFLSTPFASSRVQVADCATKEFSDQKRIDMSVSEFINEWPGRTQKECQSELKPLLYLKDWHFVKNGPDTHHQGTNEITCSDYRFVYIGTKGTWTPLHADVFRSYSWSANVCGRKQWYFLSPSQSHLIFDRNMKNSVYSIFEDVDAKRFPFLQQATWLECTQEQNEIIFVPSGWYHQVHNLVDTISINHNWFNGYNLPYVWDLLLRDYKEATEYIEDIKDICDDFEGLCQRNLAANTGMNFCDFFIFLVRISFANLVQLLNLSSSSESTNWKSSYRAQNIMFNLESVRDIALKMKFAGVEANYDFGIGFRTLLDDFIFLELCKSLGSTYEMIHEQGKVSYNLEQGGDVKFLKFFESASSQTCSPEDLASLIDDVCAKISVAGPALL from the exons atgatggaagAGAAAGAGATGGTGGGCTTGAGAATCTCCGGGCAAGTAGAGAAAGTAAACGGTAAAGAAATAAGTTACGCCGAATTTGCAGAGAAATACATGAAGAAGAATCAACCTGTTGTACTCACAGGCCTTATGGATGATTGGAGGGCTTGTAAAGATTGGGTTTCTCCTGATGCCACTCCTAATCTCAGCTTCTTCTTGTCAACCCCTTTTGCATCTTCTCGCGTTCAG GTCGCTGACTGTGCCACAAAAGAGTTCAGCGATCAGAAGAGGATCGATATGTCTGTTTCGGAGTTTATTAACGAGTGGCCTGGCCGTACTCAGAAAGAATGTCAAAGTGAATTGAAACCCCTGCTATATTTGAAGGACTGGCATTTTGTCAAG AATGGTCCCGACACTCATCATCAAGGAACTAATGAGATAACTTGCTCAGATTATCGTTTTGTGTACATTGGGACAAAAG GTACATGGACTCCTCTCCACGCTGATGTTTTTAGATCTTATAGTTGGTCAGCAAATGTTTGTGGTAGGAAACAGTGGTATTTCTTGTCTCCGAGTCAATCTCACCTTATCTTTGACAG GAACATGAAAAACTCTGTATATAGTATATTTGAGGATGTTGACGCGAAAAGGTTCCCTTTTTTACAACAG GCTACTTGGTTGGAGTGCACTCAAGAACAAAATGAGATTATTTTCGTTCCCAGTGGGTGGTATCACCAGGTTCACAATCTG GTTGATACGATATCAATAAATCACAACTGGTTCAATGGCTATAATCTGCCCTATGTG TGGGATCTACTTTTGAGAGATTACAAGGAAGCAACGGAGTACATCGAAGATATTAAGGACATATGTGACGATTTTGAGGGTCTCTGCCAGCGAAATCTTGCAGCTAATACAG GAATGAATTTCTGTGACTTCTTCATATTCTTGGTGCGGATCTCATTTGCCAATTTAGTGCAGCTTCTTAATCTGTCAAGTAGCAGTGAGTCTACCAACTGGAAGTCATCTTACAGAGCTCAGAATATAATGTTTAATCTTGAATCAGTTCGGGATATTGCACTGAAGATGAAATTTGCTGGTGTGGAAGCAAATTATGACTTCGGGATTGGttttaggacattgttggatgattttatatttttggaatTGTGCAAGAGTTTGGGCAGTACTTATGAAATGATACATGAACAAGGCAAAGTAAGTTACAATTTAGAGCAGGGGGGTGATGTGAAgttcttgaaattttttgaGTCAGCTAGCTCTCAAACTTGTTCTCCCGAGGATCTAGCAAGTTTAATAGATGATGTTTGCGCCAAAATTTCTGTCGCCGGACCAGCACTACTGTAA